The proteins below come from a single Chryseobacterium sp. MA9 genomic window:
- a CDS encoding FKBP-type peptidyl-prolyl cis-trans isomerase, whose product MKKILFISVISLLSCNRNAQTAHPPVGGVLSQKDLDVSKNRMKNLNAIERGQIQDWISGQSVKYYPTQLNYWVTAEGYDQRERRKDESLISYSYDLYDFDQTKIYDQSFERRDAKFGHFDELRAVENALRFIHDGEEVTLLVPSSLAYGTYGDEKKIDNDIPLIIKLKAL is encoded by the coding sequence ATGAAAAAAATACTCTTCATATCAGTCATAAGCCTGTTGAGCTGCAATAGAAATGCACAGACGGCCCATCCTCCTGTAGGTGGTGTTTTAAGCCAAAAAGATCTGGATGTTTCTAAAAACAGGATGAAAAATCTTAACGCCATAGAAAGAGGCCAGATTCAGGATTGGATCAGTGGTCAGTCTGTGAAGTATTATCCTACGCAGCTTAATTACTGGGTAACGGCGGAAGGTTATGATCAGAGAGAAAGAAGAAAAGACGAATCATTGATTTCTTACTCTTATGATCTGTATGATTTTGACCAGACTAAAATCTATGACCAGTCTTTTGAGAGAAGAGATGCCAAATTCGGGCACTTTGATGAACTGAGAGCTGTGGAGAACGCTTTGCGTTTTATACATGATGGAGAGGAAGTAACGCTTTTGGTACCGTCTTCTTTAGCCTACGGAACTTACGGAGACGAAAAGAAAATAGACAACGACATTCCATTAATCATAAAATTAAAAGCCCTATAA
- a CDS encoding M42 family peptidase: MKFEKKSLKFLEKYLNTSSPTGYEHKGQEVWMDYIRPYVDKIEVDHYGTCYGIINPEAEFKVVIEAHADEISWYVNYITDDGLIYVIRNGGSDQTIAPSKVVHIHGENGIVKGVFGWPAIHTRTNQNEPTPKIENIFIDCGATSKKEVEEMGIFVGCMITYPDEFFEMNDRYFVCRALDNRIGGFMIAEVARLLKENKKSIPFGLYITNSVQEEVGLYGADMIADTIKPNIAIVTDVTHDTTTPMIEKKKEGDQKCGAGPVVFFAPSVHHTIRELIIDTAKTKKIPFQRAASSRATGTDTDAFAHSNGGVPSALISLPLRYMHTTVEMVSKEDVGNVIKLIYETVLKIKPEMKLKYH; the protein is encoded by the coding sequence ATGAAATTTGAAAAGAAATCTTTGAAATTTTTAGAGAAATATTTAAATACTTCATCACCAACAGGCTACGAACATAAAGGACAAGAAGTATGGATGGACTATATCAGACCCTATGTTGATAAAATAGAAGTAGATCATTATGGAACCTGTTATGGGATCATTAATCCGGAAGCTGAATTTAAAGTAGTGATTGAAGCACATGCTGATGAAATTTCATGGTACGTCAATTATATTACGGATGACGGATTAATCTATGTCATCAGAAACGGAGGTTCTGATCAAACAATAGCTCCTTCAAAAGTGGTTCATATCCATGGAGAAAACGGAATTGTAAAAGGAGTATTCGGGTGGCCGGCTATTCATACGAGAACAAATCAGAATGAGCCTACTCCAAAAATCGAAAATATCTTCATCGACTGTGGTGCTACTTCCAAAAAAGAAGTGGAAGAAATGGGAATTTTTGTAGGATGTATGATTACTTACCCGGACGAGTTCTTCGAAATGAACGACAGATATTTTGTCTGCAGAGCGCTGGACAACAGAATCGGAGGTTTCATGATTGCTGAAGTAGCAAGACTTTTAAAAGAAAATAAAAAATCTATCCCGTTCGGACTTTATATTACCAATTCTGTACAGGAAGAAGTAGGCTTATATGGTGCAGATATGATCGCTGACACCATCAAACCTAATATTGCTATTGTAACGGATGTTACCCACGACACCACCACTCCAATGATTGAAAAGAAGAAAGAAGGAGATCAGAAATGTGGTGCAGGACCGGTAGTATTTTTTGCTCCAAGTGTTCATCATACGATCAGAGAATTGATTATTGATACAGCAAAAACTAAAAAAATACCTTTCCAAAGAGCTGCTTCAAGCAGAGCTACAGGAACTGATACAGATGCTTTTGCACATTCCAACGGCGGAGTACCAAGTGCTTTAATTTCCTTACCTTTGCGTTATATGCATACTACGGTAGAAATGGTCTCTAAAGAAGACGTAGGTAATGTTATCAAACTTATCTATGAAACAGTTCTTAAGATCAAACCGGAAATGAAACTGAAGTATCATTAA
- a CDS encoding DUF4294 domain-containing protein, translating into MNFSKIICLFIFFFGVSIFGQKDGVVAKPLNQYPPESLKTDEFGNKYYYDEQQKVKIYEINGEPVVVLDELVLVNKPRFNNQLDKNYYYFLNKKLYRVYPLFVTALQQYRDIQKDMNDMDSKAKRKFVRERQNMLADQYEKQLRDLTTTEGQVFAKLMNRATGKNVYEIIKELRGGWSAFWWNVKGKMADIDLKDHYDPHNNRTDEFVESLLQSNWNSGYLQPYPGANDFKVKK; encoded by the coding sequence ATGAATTTTAGTAAGATTATCTGCCTTTTTATTTTCTTTTTTGGAGTCAGTATTTTTGGCCAAAAGGATGGCGTAGTGGCGAAACCGCTCAATCAATATCCACCTGAATCCTTGAAAACGGATGAATTTGGTAATAAATATTATTATGACGAGCAGCAAAAAGTCAAGATTTATGAAATCAACGGCGAACCTGTAGTTGTATTAGATGAATTGGTTTTGGTTAATAAACCGAGATTTAATAATCAGCTGGATAAAAATTACTACTATTTCCTTAATAAAAAGCTGTACAGAGTATATCCGCTATTTGTGACTGCACTACAACAGTACAGGGATATCCAGAAAGATATGAATGATATGGATAGCAAGGCTAAAAGAAAATTTGTAAGAGAACGACAGAATATGCTGGCAGATCAATATGAAAAACAACTGAGAGATCTTACCACTACCGAAGGGCAGGTTTTTGCAAAGCTGATGAACAGAGCTACCGGAAAAAACGTCTATGAAATCATCAAAGAACTGAGAGGCGGATGGAGTGCTTTCTGGTGGAATGTAAAAGGAAAAATGGCCGATATTGATCTGAAAGACCACTACGATCCACACAATAACAGAACTGATGAATTTGTAGAGTCATTGCTTCAGTCCAATTGGAATTCAGGATATCTGCAGCCTTATCCGGGAGCGAATGATTTTAAAGTCAAGAAATAA
- the mnmD gene encoding tRNA (5-methylaminomethyl-2-thiouridine)(34)-methyltransferase MnmD yields the protein MKREIKTTNDGSKTLFINELNENYHSHHGALQEAEHVFIKNGLNLINDCEINILELGFGTGLNVLVTINEYLKTDKNHVINYFSLEKYPINESEVKDLAYFEHFDNPEFKNIYQKIHLSDWEKSVEIISGFHLKKIECDFFDLKDIDLPEINLVYFDCFGARVQPDLWEKPLFELVSDKMAINGLLTTYSSKGSVRRILQELNFQVEKKQGPPGKREMINAIKL from the coding sequence TTGAAAAGAGAGATTAAGACCACAAACGACGGCAGTAAAACATTGTTTATCAATGAATTAAACGAAAACTACCATTCTCATCACGGAGCACTTCAGGAAGCCGAACATGTGTTTATTAAAAACGGACTAAATTTAATAAATGATTGCGAAATTAATATTTTAGAACTCGGTTTTGGAACAGGTTTGAATGTTTTAGTAACAATTAATGAATATTTAAAAACTGACAAAAATCATGTCATCAATTATTTTTCGCTTGAAAAATATCCCATAAATGAATCTGAAGTTAAGGATTTGGCTTACTTTGAACATTTTGACAACCCTGAGTTTAAAAATATTTATCAGAAAATTCATCTGTCAGATTGGGAGAAGTCAGTAGAAATTATTAGTGGATTCCACTTAAAAAAGATAGAATGTGATTTTTTTGACCTAAAAGACATCGATTTGCCTGAAATCAATCTTGTTTATTTTGATTGTTTCGGTGCCAGAGTGCAGCCTGATCTTTGGGAAAAACCATTATTTGAACTGGTTTCTGACAAAATGGCCATTAACGGATTATTAACCACCTACTCTTCCAAAGGCAGCGTAAGAAGAATTCTTCAGGAACTGAATTTCCAGGTAGAAAAAAAACAGGGACCTCCGGGAAAAAGAGAGATGATCAATGCAATAAAGCTGTAA
- a CDS encoding branched-chain amino acid aminotransferase: MIIQKTENSRISTFDPNDFSFGGTFIDHMIICEYENGKWGDVKLVPYGPIPFTPAMMGVNYGQACFEGMKAYKDKDGQVFLFRPEKNFERINKSAKRLAMPEVTEEMFLDGLKALVDMDREWIPQGEGMSLYIRPLIFATEEALKARVSNKYMFAIVATPAKSYYSEPVSVKISDHYSRAANGGVGSAKAAGNYAASFYPTQLAIEEGYEQIIWTDDATHEYFEESGTMNVFVRINDTIYTPPTSEKILDGVTRDSFIQLAKKRGIEVKVEPIPVKTVIEALKNGSLKEVWGVGTAVVTTQFQALGYQGEKLALPRLSDEESFAAILKKDLVDLQNNLSEDPFGWRVTVDHALETV, encoded by the coding sequence ATGATAATTCAAAAAACTGAAAACTCCAGAATTTCTACATTTGACCCTAACGATTTTTCATTTGGTGGTACTTTCATAGATCATATGATTATATGTGAGTATGAAAATGGGAAATGGGGTGATGTAAAATTAGTTCCTTACGGTCCGATTCCATTTACACCTGCCATGATGGGAGTAAACTATGGACAAGCTTGTTTTGAAGGTATGAAAGCCTATAAAGACAAAGACGGGCAGGTTTTCCTTTTCAGGCCTGAAAAGAATTTTGAACGTATCAATAAGTCGGCAAAGCGTCTTGCTATGCCTGAGGTAACTGAAGAAATGTTTTTAGACGGATTAAAAGCTTTGGTAGATATGGATAGAGAGTGGATTCCACAGGGGGAAGGAATGTCTCTTTATATCAGACCATTGATTTTTGCTACGGAGGAAGCTTTGAAAGCAAGAGTATCTAATAAATATATGTTTGCCATCGTTGCAACACCAGCGAAGAGCTACTATTCTGAGCCGGTATCTGTAAAAATCTCTGATCACTATTCTAGAGCTGCAAACGGAGGAGTAGGTTCTGCAAAAGCTGCAGGTAACTATGCTGCTTCATTCTATCCGACTCAGTTGGCAATTGAAGAAGGTTACGAGCAAATTATCTGGACGGATGATGCTACTCACGAATATTTCGAAGAGAGTGGTACAATGAATGTATTTGTAAGAATCAACGATACTATTTATACACCTCCAACATCTGAGAAAATCCTTGACGGAGTAACAAGAGACAGTTTCATTCAGTTAGCTAAGAAAAGAGGAATCGAAGTAAAAGTAGAACCAATTCCTGTGAAAACAGTGATTGAAGCTTTGAAGAATGGTTCTCTTAAAGAAGTATGGGGAGTAGGTACGGCAGTGGTAACCACTCAGTTCCAGGCTTTAGGATACCAGGGTGAGAAATTGGCGCTTCCAAGATTATCTGACGAAGAAAGCTTTGCTGCTATTCTTAAGAAAGACTTGGTAGACCTTCAGAACAACCTGTCTGAAGATCCTTTCGGATGGAGAGTTACTGTAGATCATGCTTTAGAAACAGTTTAA
- a CDS encoding NUDIX domain-containing protein encodes MIDKINIRVYACAVKDKQVLTLFEEYAGEPLMKFPGGGLEYGEGVLECLHREFDEELNVKINVLEHFYTQENFLVSRFKENEQLLTIYYIVDIVNEEDFIILDPCIEKTEWIDIDRPDNPFPLPIDKIVFDKLKEKFL; translated from the coding sequence ATGATAGATAAGATCAACATTAGAGTGTATGCATGTGCGGTAAAAGATAAACAAGTTCTGACTTTATTTGAAGAATATGCCGGCGAACCTTTAATGAAATTTCCGGGTGGCGGATTGGAATATGGTGAAGGAGTACTGGAATGCCTGCATCGTGAATTTGATGAAGAGCTGAATGTAAAGATCAATGTTCTGGAACATTTTTATACCCAGGAAAACTTCCTGGTTTCCCGCTTCAAAGAAAACGAACAGCTTCTTACCATATATTATATAGTAGATATAGTGAATGAAGAAGATTTTATTATCCTGGATCCCTGCATCGAAAAAACAGAGTGGATTGATATAGACAGACCAGATAACCCTTTCCCTCTTCCGATAGATAAGATTGTATTTGATAAATTAAAAGAAAAATTCCTGTAA
- a CDS encoding peptidylprolyl isomerase: protein MNVDKETYEGLNDGLYANLQTTKGNLIVKFEDKKAPVTVANFIGLAEGKIDNKAKAKGVPYYDGTIFHRVIKDFMIQGGDPKGTGAGDPGYKFEDERNDLKHTGKGILSMANSGPNTNGSQFFITEVATPWLDGKHTIFGKVVKGNDVIDAIANVEKGAQDKPKTDIVLEKVSVFSKGDEYKHYDAAKTFNEGKAKIAENNKAFIAKEEAEKKKKEEEFKANQEKLVENLKAGMQKTESGLYYKITKTADGKAPKAGDNVSVHYAGKLVDGTEFDSSFKRNEPIEIPIGMGRVIKGWDEGILLLKEGETATLLIPPAMAYGERGAGGVIPPNSWLVFDVELVKVK from the coding sequence ATGAACGTAGACAAAGAAACTTACGAAGGTCTTAATGACGGACTTTATGCCAATCTTCAAACTACAAAAGGTAACTTAATTGTAAAGTTTGAGGATAAGAAAGCACCAGTAACTGTAGCCAACTTTATCGGTCTTGCAGAAGGGAAAATCGACAACAAAGCTAAGGCTAAGGGAGTTCCTTACTATGATGGAACTATTTTCCACAGAGTGATCAAAGATTTCATGATCCAGGGGGGAGACCCTAAAGGAACTGGAGCAGGTGATCCGGGATATAAATTCGAGGACGAAAGAAACGACCTTAAACATACAGGAAAAGGTATTCTTTCTATGGCAAACTCAGGACCTAATACAAATGGTTCTCAGTTCTTCATCACTGAAGTTGCTACACCTTGGTTAGACGGAAAACACACCATCTTCGGAAAAGTGGTAAAAGGTAACGATGTAATTGATGCTATTGCTAACGTTGAAAAAGGAGCTCAGGATAAGCCTAAAACAGATATCGTTTTAGAAAAAGTTTCTGTTTTCAGTAAAGGTGACGAGTACAAGCACTACGATGCAGCTAAAACTTTCAACGAGGGAAAAGCTAAAATCGCAGAAAACAACAAAGCCTTCATTGCTAAAGAAGAAGCTGAAAAGAAGAAGAAAGAAGAAGAATTCAAAGCTAACCAGGAGAAATTAGTTGAAAACTTAAAAGCTGGTATGCAAAAAACTGAATCAGGTCTTTACTATAAAATCACAAAAACTGCTGACGGTAAAGCTCCAAAAGCTGGTGATAATGTATCTGTACATTATGCAGGTAAACTGGTAGACGGAACTGAGTTCGATTCTTCATTCAAAAGAAATGAACCGATCGAAATTCCAATCGGAATGGGAAGAGTAATCAAAGGATGGGATGAAGGTATCCTGTTGTTGAAAGAAGGTGAAACTGCTACGTTATTGATTCCGCCAGCAATGGCTTACGGAGAAAGAGGTGCAGGAGGAGTGATCCCGCCAAACTCTTGGTTAGTTTTCGATGTTGAGCTTGTAAAAGTAAAATAA